One region of Malania oleifera isolate guangnan ecotype guangnan chromosome 6, ASM2987363v1, whole genome shotgun sequence genomic DNA includes:
- the LOC131157284 gene encoding APO protein 2, chloroplastic — MASTTAFTAKISNLNGATDWKRPSSTSLSFCRNCGFLQFQLGNKALLHGKASIFSPKSGSFMFFNHAKSQFLKLNPDPPLGSLKNGDCKLKLLLKFKTPSRIFCQSNSFVVKSNHPQNADLPRYKSKNERKPFPVPIIELRRAARERLKRKKGQHVPILPPKRGLLVKSLIPLAYDVFNARVTLINNLKKLLKAVPVHACKWCEDIHVGPIGHTFKSCSGQRSSDRKGMHEWTKAVVEDIFLPLEAYHLFDRLGKRITHNERFAIPRIAALVELCIQAGVDLPEFPTKRRRKPIIRIRKNEFVDADESELPDPEPAVPKMPILTEIPDSEIVAPSNTEETALLAEETLEAWETTRRGTKRLMKMYPVRVCGYCPDVHVGASGHKAQNCGARKHQQRNGQHAWQSAVLDDLIPPRYVWHLPDVDGPPLQWELRSFYGKAPAVVEICMQAGAAVPEQYKPTMRLDVGIPVDVREAEMVV; from the exons GTAGGAATTGTGGTTTTCTTCAGTTCCAGTTGGGTAATAAGGCTTTGTTGCATGGTAAAGCAAGCATTTTTTCTCCTAAATCAGGATCTTTCATGTTCTTTAACCATGCAAAATCGCAATTTCTGAAACTTAATCCAGATCCACCTCTTGGTTCGCTGAAG aaTGGTGACTGTAAACTCAAACTTCTGTTGAAGTTTAAAACACCCTCACGGATTTTTTGCCAATCCAATTCTTTTGTGGTCAAGAGCAATCATCCCCAAAATGCTGATTTGCCTCGATACAAATCAAAGAATGAGAGAAAGCCCTTTCCAGTACCCATTATAGAGTTGAGACGAGCTGCCAGGGAGAGGCTTAAGAGGAAAAAGGGTCAACATGTGCCAATCTTACCTCCAAAGAGGGGGTTGCTGGTGAAAAGCCTCATACCGCTTGCTTATGATGTGTTCAATGCAAGAGTTACACTGATTAACAATCTCAAGAAGCTCTTGAAAGCTGTGCCCGTGCATGCTTGCAA GTGGTGTGAAGATATTCATGTGGGACCTATTGGGCATACATTCAAGTCATGCAGTGGCCAAAGATCCTCAGATCGCAAAGGCATGCATGAGTGGACAAAGGCAGTAGTTGAAGACATATTTTTGCCACTAGAAGCCTACCACCTCTTTGACCGTCTTGGAAAGCGTATTACGCATAATGAGAGATTCGCCATTCCCCGGATTGCAGCACTAGTTGAGCTGTGCATCCAAGCTGGGGTTGATCTTCCTGAATTCCCcacaaagagaagaagaaaacCAATCATCCGTATTCGGAAAAATGAGTTCGTTGATGCAGATGAAAGCGAACTGCCTGATCCAGAACCTGCAGTACCTAAGATGCCAATATTAACTGAAATACCAGATTCAGAAATAGTAGCCCCATCTAATACTGAAGAAACAGCTTTGCTTGCTGAGGAAACACTTGAAGCTTGGGAGACAACGAGGAGAGGAACTAAGAGGCTGATGAAGATGTATCCTGTGAGGGTTTGTGGGTATTGCCCAGATGTGCACGTAGGTGCCTCCGGGCACAAGGCACAGAATTGTGGTGCACGCAAGCATCAGCAGAGGAATGGGCAGCATGCTTGGCAGTCGGCGGTGCTCGATGACTTGATACCCCCAAGGTATGTGTGGCACCTTCCTGATGTGGATGGGCCACCATTGCAATGGGAGCTTAGGAGCTTCTATGGTAAGGCCCCTGCAGTGGTGGAAATCTGTATGCAGGCTGGAGCAGCCGTTCCAGAGCAGTACAAACCTACCATGCGGTTGGATGTGGGGATTCCAGTCGACGTCCGAGAAGCAGAAATGGTAGTTTGA